One Aegilops tauschii subsp. strangulata cultivar AL8/78 chromosome 7, Aet v6.0, whole genome shotgun sequence genomic window carries:
- the LOC109731743 gene encoding potassium channel KOR1-like — protein MATPMQAHHRELLDAVAGCRSRRCGLATALGPDYRPMGEPASPKAVDKSEALRKKKAPLDPPPPQVCGLARRRRFPLVLRQTVETGQPAPRGLDRSSSSVNGIRRCVHAVQMGRWLRPNRRVGEEEEEAEEEYQVDVLPDRLKSSRSSRAPSLRSLSRLADDEEGGFLRGHIVHPDNEWYRIWTRFIVFWAAFSSFLTPLEFGFFRGLPWNLFLLDMVGQIAFLIDIVLRFLVAYRDPVTLCIVYNPTSIAVRYCKSSFIFDLLGCFPWDVIYKACGRKEEVRYLLWIRMTRTQKVTQFFRDLEKDIRVNYLFTRIVKLIVVELYFTHTAACIFYYLATTLPESMEGYTWIGSLQLGDYSYSHFRDIDLTTRYITSMYFAIVTMTTVGYGDIHAVNLREMIFVMIYVSFGMVLGAYLIGNMTAIIVKGSETERFRDKMKEAIIYMNRHKLGKDIREQIKGHLRLQYESNRTEAAVLWDIPVSIRAKISQTLYMPYIERTPLFKGCSAEFLQQIVARLQEEFYLPEEVVLEQGSVVDQLYFVCQGALKGVGIGKDGQEEASLMFEQGNSFGEIAILCNVPQPYNIRVCELCRLLRLDKESLTYILGIYFADERKLLSNLTESNEYGLRVKQIGPDIKFHIGKQEEELTLRVNTAAFHGELNQLTDLIRAGVDPKNTDYDGRSPLHLAASKGYEEVAQFLIHEGVDINCTDNFGNTPLLEAVKQGHDRVASLLFTKGAKLNLENAGIHLCMAVSKRETDFIRGALAYGADPNSKDYDHRHPLHIAAAEGLYIMAKLLVDAGASVLVTDRRGTTPLDEGRKSGNKIHQRLCSVFPCHPLNTDVKRKEGVMLWIPHTINELIRSAQEKLGLSGSRLRLLCEDGAAVQEVEMVSDGQKLYLVGDEDMRGLEQDHAIAMDAKRGTGRPCSKEEAAEVDMVGYVVLLIVLGIGTLVFGSYNVAMTCFI, from the exons ATGGCGACGCCAATGCAAGCACATCATCGAGAGCTCCTCGATGCCGTTGCTGGTTGTCGCTCGCGCCGCTGCGGCCTCGCAACCGCCCTTGGCCCTGACTACCGGCCAATGGGAGAGCCGGCATCGCCCAAGGCGGTGGACAAGTCGGAGGcactgaggaagaagaaggcgccGCTTGACCCACCGCCTCCCCAAGTCTGCGGTCTCGCGCGACGCCGACGCTTTCCACTCGTGCTAAGGCAAACCGTGG AAACTGGGCAGCCGGCGCCGCGGGGGCTCGACCGATCGAGCTCATCAGTCAATGGCATTCGGAGGTGTGTTCATGCCGTGCAAATGGGGAGGTGGCTGCGGCCCAATCGGAGGGtgggggaggaggaagaggaggcggaggaggagtaCCAGGTGGACGTGCTGCCCGACCGGCTGAAGTCGTCGCGGAGCAGCCGCGCTCCCTCGCTCCGCTCCCTCAGCCGCCTCGCCGACGACGAGGAGGGCGGGTTCCTCCGCGGCCACATCGTCCACCCCGACAACGA GTGGTATCGGATATGGACAAGGTTCATAGTGTTCTGGGCAGCATTTAGTTCATTCCTTACACCCTTGGAATTTGGGTTCTTCAGGGGGCTGCCTTGGAACCTCTTCCTCTTGGACATGGTTGGCCAGATTGCCTTCCTTATTGATATTGTTCTGAGGTTTCTTGTGGCCTACCGTGACCCGGTCACACTCTGCATCGTATACAATCCAACCTCTATTGCCGTCCG ATATTGCAAATCAAGCTTCATCTTCGATTTACTTGGTTGCTTCCCGTGGGATGTTATCTATAAG GCTTGTGGACGTAAAGAAGAAGTACGATACTTATTGTGGATTCGCATGACAAGAACTCAGAAAGTTACACAGTTTTTTAGGGATTTGGAAAAGGACATTCGTGTTAATTACCTGTTCACAAGAATAGTGAAACTCATAGTTGTGGAGCTCTATTTTACACACACGGCAGCTTGCATCTTCTATTACCTGGCAACAACACTTCCTGAATCAATGGAAGGATATACATGGATAGGGAGTTTGCAGTTAGGAGACTATAGCTATTCTCATTTCAGGGATATTGATCTAACCACACGTTATATTACATCAATGTACTTTGCCATCGTCACCATGACAACTGTTG GCTATGGTGACATCCATGCTGTAAATCTAAGGGAAATGATATTTGTCATGATATATGTTTCCTTTGGTATGGTTCTTGGAGCTTATCTCATCGGTAACATGACTGCAATTATTGTGAAAGGCTCGGAAACCGAGCGATTCAGGGATAAAATGAAAGAAGCTATCATTTATATGAACAGACATAAACTTGGAAAGGACATCAGAGAACAGATCAAGGGTCATTTGAGGTTGCAGTATGAAAGCAACCGCACTGAAGCCGCTGTTCTTTGGGATATCCCAGTTTCTATTCGTGCAAAG ATTTCACAAACACTGTACATGCCATATATTGAAAGGACACCATTGTTCAAAGGATGTTCAGCAGAATTCCTTCAACAGATT GTTGCCAGGCTGCAAGAAGAGTTCTACTTACCAGAAGAAGTTGTTTTGGAGCAAGGAAGTGTAGTTGATCAGTTATACTTTGTCTGTCAGGGTGCACTA AAAGGAGTTGGCATTGGCAAAGATGGTCAAGAAGAGGCCAGTTTAATGTTTGAGCAAGGGAACTCTTTTGGAGAAATTGCTATTCTTTGCAACGTTCCACAGCCCTACAATATTCGTGTTTGTGAACTTTGCAGGCTCTTACGGTTGGATAAAGAGTCATTGACATACATATTGGGGATTTATTTCGCTGATGAAAGAAAACTTTTGAGCAATCTTACCGAG AGCAATGAATACGGCCTACGAGTCAAACAAATAGGACCAGATATCAAATTCCATATAGGGAAACAAGAGGAAGAGCTGACCTTAAGAGTGAACACCGCCGCTTTCCACGGTGAGCTTAATCAGCTGACAGACTTAATCCGAGCTGGAGTCGATCCAAAGAACACTGATTATGATGGGCGGTCTCCTTTG CATCTTGCAGCTTCCAAAGGTTATGAAGAAGTTGCGCAGTTCCTTATCCATGAGGGCGTTGATATCAACTGTACCG ATAATTTTGGGAACACACCCTTACTAGAGGCAGTGAAGCAGGGGCATGATAGAGTGGCCTCATTGCTCTTTACCAAAGGAGCCAAGCTGAACCTCGAGAATGCCGGTATCCATCTCTGCATGGCTGTATCAAAGAGAGAGACTGATTTCATTCGGGGGGCTCTAGCTTACGGTGCCGACCCAAACTCGAAAGACTACGACCACCGGCATCCTCTCCACATAGCCGCTGCAGAGGGCTTGTATATAATGGCGAAGTTGTTGGTAGACGCTGGTGCAAGTGTGCTTGTAACAGACAG ACGCGGTACTACTCCGCTGGACGAAGGGCGCAAGTCCGGGA ATAAAATACATCAACGACTGTGCTCCGTGTTCCCTTGCCATCCGTTGAATACTGATGTCAAGCGAAAAGAGGGGGTGATGCTGTGGATTCCTCACACTATCAATGAACTCATCAGGTCAGCCCAGGAGAAGCTGGGTTTATCCGGCTCACGCCTGCGCTTGCTCTGTGAGGATGGCGCAGCGGTTCAGGAAGTGGAGATGGTAAGTGATGGGCAGAAGCTCTATCTTGTTGGAGACGAGGACAT GAGAGGCTTGGAACAAGATCATGCTATTGCCATGGATGCAAAGCGCGGCACCGGCAGGCCGTGTAGCAAAGAGGAG GCTGCAGAGGTTGACATGGTTGGATATGTTGTGCTATTGATAGTCTTGGGCATAGGCACCCTTGTATTCGGCTCGTATAATGTTGCCATGACATGTTTCATCTAG